From a region of the Bradyrhizobium sp. KBS0727 genome:
- a CDS encoding cupin domain-containing protein, whose protein sequence is MTGSHDHTHSHHPHDHDHSHGDSERWKHDGVRVIPGNQLDPNVPSTAGMDRKAAINFARVGAQKLWAGTVTIRPDAKTGAHHHGHLESIIFVVKGKARMRWGEQLQFTAEAGPGDFIFVPPYVPHQEINASRDEVLECVLVRSDGEAVAINLDIEPVEKPETVLWVDPVHRDPAEKK, encoded by the coding sequence ATGACCGGTTCTCACGATCACACCCATTCGCATCATCCGCACGATCACGATCATTCGCACGGCGACTCCGAGCGCTGGAAGCATGACGGCGTTCGCGTCATTCCCGGCAACCAGCTCGATCCCAACGTGCCGTCGACCGCGGGCATGGACCGCAAGGCCGCGATCAATTTCGCCCGCGTCGGCGCGCAGAAATTATGGGCCGGCACCGTCACCATCCGGCCCGACGCCAAGACCGGCGCACATCATCACGGCCACCTCGAAAGCATCATCTTCGTCGTCAAGGGCAAGGCGCGGATGCGCTGGGGCGAGCAGTTGCAGTTCACCGCGGAAGCCGGTCCCGGCGATTTCATCTTCGTTCCGCCCTATGTGCCGCATCAGGAGATCAACGCCAGCCGTGACGAGGTGCTGGAATGCGTGCTGGTGCGCAGCGACGGCGAGGCAGTGGCGATCAATCTCGATATCGAGCCGGTGGAAAAGCCGGAAACCGTGCTGTGGGTCGATCCCGTGCACCGGGATCCCGCCGAGAAGAAGTGA
- a CDS encoding enoyl-CoA hydratase/isomerase family protein, with the protein MKLVRYESAGHVATITMDRASAHNALNPALCEDLCEAWRRFRDSDDRVAVLASAEDAYFCVGADVRDFPADMWRAVPGLGVELDKPVIAATSGWVVGGGFVLVQMADMCVASETTRFSYPEVKVGTTGGGVSSVLARMPHKIAMEFLLVGEEMSAQRAYEIGFVNKVAPKGQHVVLAQEMAAKIAAAAPLVVQALKRLAREAMPKGPLETVAEVRRLLDPVRTSEDLKEGVKAFSEKRKPLFKGK; encoded by the coding sequence ATGAAGCTCGTTCGCTACGAGAGCGCCGGTCACGTCGCTACCATCACGATGGATCGCGCCTCCGCGCATAATGCGCTCAACCCCGCTTTGTGCGAAGATCTGTGCGAGGCTTGGCGCCGATTTCGGGACAGCGACGATCGCGTCGCGGTGCTGGCATCAGCCGAAGATGCGTATTTTTGTGTCGGCGCCGACGTGAGAGATTTTCCCGCCGACATGTGGCGGGCCGTTCCCGGACTGGGTGTCGAACTGGACAAGCCGGTCATTGCCGCGACGTCCGGCTGGGTGGTCGGCGGTGGTTTCGTGTTGGTCCAGATGGCCGACATGTGCGTGGCGTCGGAGACGACGCGGTTCAGCTACCCCGAGGTCAAGGTCGGAACCACCGGCGGCGGCGTCTCGTCGGTGCTGGCGCGCATGCCGCACAAGATCGCGATGGAGTTCCTTTTGGTCGGCGAAGAGATGTCGGCGCAACGCGCTTACGAGATCGGCTTCGTCAACAAGGTCGCGCCAAAGGGGCAGCATGTCGTGCTCGCCCAGGAGATGGCCGCCAAAATCGCCGCCGCGGCACCACTGGTCGTTCAGGCCCTGAAGCGGCTGGCGCGCGAGGCGATGCCGAAGGGGCCGCTGGAAACGGTCGCCGAAGTGCGCCGGCTGCTCGATCCGGTGCGAACCAGCGAAGACCTCAAGGAAGGCGTCAAGGCCTTCAGCGAAAAGCGCAAGCCGCTGTTCAAGGGGAAGTAG
- a CDS encoding alpha/beta hydrolase — MTDSGQPPARRTVIKGLGVGVAAGMTAAMPAAAATAVAAERGEIWSSEYWTKKGDIPLWMFRKRIGAPKAGEPARPVAFFVHGSSVTSRVFDLSVPGKGEYSVMNEFARYGFDVWTMDHENYGKSGRTSGNADIASGAEDLKVAVELIARETGQQKVHFVGESSGALRAGAFAMLAPERVDRLVFAAFTYKGEGSPTLTKRAEQLAYYRSHNMRKRDRDMIRSIATRDKPGTSDPAAIEVLADVEMQFGDQIPTGTYLDMTANLPVVHPEKVLAPVLLVRGEYDGIATVADLEEFYNKLPNGDRQFIILPGTAHSVALAINRQLFWHVTLAFLTMPTPIAT; from the coding sequence ATGACCGATTCCGGACAACCGCCGGCGCGACGCACAGTCATCAAGGGCCTCGGTGTTGGCGTGGCCGCGGGCATGACCGCTGCGATGCCGGCAGCGGCCGCGACGGCAGTCGCTGCGGAGCGTGGCGAGATCTGGAGCAGCGAGTACTGGACCAAGAAGGGCGACATTCCGCTGTGGATGTTCCGCAAGCGGATCGGCGCGCCGAAGGCCGGCGAGCCGGCAAGGCCGGTGGCGTTCTTTGTCCACGGCTCGTCGGTGACCTCGCGGGTGTTCGATCTCAGCGTGCCCGGCAAGGGCGAATATTCCGTGATGAACGAATTCGCCCGGTACGGCTTCGACGTCTGGACCATGGATCACGAGAATTACGGCAAGTCCGGCCGCACCTCGGGCAACGCTGATATCGCCAGCGGCGCCGAAGACTTGAAGGTCGCGGTCGAACTCATTGCCCGCGAGACCGGCCAGCAGAAAGTGCATTTCGTCGGCGAGTCCTCGGGCGCGCTGCGCGCCGGCGCCTTCGCGATGCTGGCGCCCGAGCGGGTCGACCGTCTGGTGTTTGCCGCTTTCACCTACAAGGGCGAGGGGTCGCCGACCCTGACCAAGCGCGCCGAGCAGCTCGCTTATTATCGCTCGCACAACATGCGCAAGCGCGACCGCGACATGATTCGCTCGATCGCGACCCGCGACAAGCCCGGCACGTCCGATCCCGCCGCGATCGAGGTGCTGGCCGATGTCGAGATGCAGTTCGGCGACCAGATTCCGACCGGCACCTATCTCGACATGACGGCGAACTTGCCGGTGGTGCACCCGGAGAAAGTGCTGGCGCCGGTGCTGCTGGTCCGCGGCGAGTATGACGGCATCGCCACCGTCGCCGATCTCGAGGAGTTCTATAACAAGCTGCCGAACGGCGACCGCCAGTTCATCATCCTCCCCGGCACCGCCCATTCGGTGGCGCTGGCGATCAACCGGCAGCTGTTCTGGCACGTGACGCTGGCATTTTTGACGATGCCGACCCCGATCGCGACGTAA
- a CDS encoding VOC family protein, with amino-acid sequence MTKMIFVNLPVGDLPRATNFYQAIGAAKNEQFSDDTASCMVFSETIHAMLLTHDKFRQFTSKKIADAKTSCEVLICISADSRNAVDDIVSKAKGAGGSADPTPTQDFGFMYGRSFEDPDGHIWEVMWMDVEAAAKAQSATADA; translated from the coding sequence ATGACCAAGATGATCTTCGTCAACCTGCCGGTCGGCGATCTTCCCCGCGCCACCAACTTCTACCAGGCGATCGGCGCCGCCAAAAACGAGCAATTCAGCGACGACACGGCCTCCTGCATGGTGTTTTCCGAAACCATCCACGCCATGCTGCTGACCCACGACAAGTTCAGGCAGTTTACGTCGAAGAAAATCGCCGATGCCAAGACCTCGTGTGAGGTCTTGATCTGCATTTCGGCCGACAGCCGCAATGCGGTCGACGATATCGTCAGCAAAGCCAAGGGTGCCGGCGGCAGCGCCGATCCGACGCCGACCCAGGATTTCGGCTTCATGTATGGCCGCAGTTTCGAAGATCCGGATGGTCACATCTGGGAAGTGATGTGGATGGACGTCGAGGCCGCAGCCAAGGCGCAGTCCGCAACCGCTGACGCCTGA